From Mucilaginibacter rubeus, a single genomic window includes:
- a CDS encoding RteC domain-containing protein, which produces MILKFSERLYADLNKDLNTLLLEEDHLVKRLEQSVHLCLRSLRKLKDFCKQHEPGSAEEEIQFFKKIKPKFKCQLIFHQSLLNIELRKPIGDSKVISDYYSQEINILNHFFESNRSFFQYVRTQATYLDQHYFMRGQYDVQLDPDLCVIDFDPAFSTSHDNKLAQVLASALLQEHLEQAICKLSRKEAISGTDQELTDFDWKQTKVALIELVYSWHATEAFGKKNLKSIVKFIERAFNISLGNFYDTYDWLCGRPSPTLYIDEMKEAFMTRLQKKLKY; this is translated from the coding sequence ATGATTTTAAAATTTAGTGAACGGTTATATGCAGATCTGAATAAAGACCTGAACACCTTACTGCTGGAAGAAGACCATTTGGTCAAAAGGCTTGAACAATCAGTCCATCTATGTCTGCGGAGCCTCCGAAAGCTGAAGGATTTTTGCAAACAGCATGAACCCGGCTCAGCCGAGGAGGAGATCCAGTTTTTTAAAAAGATCAAACCCAAGTTCAAATGCCAGCTGATCTTTCACCAGTCGCTTTTGAACATCGAACTTCGTAAACCAATCGGGGACAGCAAAGTGATCAGTGATTATTACAGCCAGGAGATTAATATCCTCAATCATTTTTTCGAGAGCAACCGGTCGTTTTTTCAATATGTCCGCACCCAGGCTACGTACCTCGACCAGCATTATTTTATGCGGGGCCAGTATGATGTTCAACTCGATCCGGACCTGTGTGTCATTGACTTTGATCCGGCGTTCAGTACCAGTCATGACAATAAGCTGGCCCAGGTGCTGGCGAGCGCACTCCTGCAGGAACATCTGGAACAGGCCATTTGCAAGCTGAGCCGGAAAGAGGCCATTTCGGGTACAGACCAGGAATTGACGGATTTCGACTGGAAGCAAACCAAGGTCGCGCTGATCGAACTGGTCTATAGCTGGCATGCGACCGAGGCGTTTGGCAAGAAGAACCTGAAAAGTATAGTGAAATTCATTGAACGTGCCTTTAATATTTCCCTGGGTAATTTCTATGATACCTATGACTGGCTATGCGGCAGGCCCAGCCCGACGCTCTACATCGACGAAATGAAGGAAGCCTTTATGACCAGGCTACAGAAGAAACTCAAATACTGA